Proteins encoded by one window of Ochrobactrum sp. BTU1:
- a CDS encoding recombinase family protein, with translation MRHNPPHGRMLATFLSGIAEFERDLMSERVKSGLAAARARGKQLGRRMGQRPKSDRLAPKVLALISEGRSYRWIARDLGISKNTVANVVQRHRATEPDRRRSER, from the coding sequence ATGCGACACAACCCACCGCACGGCCGAATGCTCGCAACCTTCCTGTCCGGGATTGCTGAATTCGAACGCGACCTCATGAGCGAGCGCGTAAAGTCCGGCCTCGCCGCGGCAAGAGCGCGGGGAAAGCAGCTGGGCCGCCGGATGGGGCAGCGTCCCAAGTCGGATCGCCTTGCTCCAAAGGTCCTCGCTCTAATTTCCGAAGGAAGGAGCTACCGCTGGATCGCCCGTGACCTCGGCATCAGCAAGAATACTGTCGCGAATGTTGTGCAACGACATCGGGCGACTGAGCCGGATCGAAGACGATCAGAGCGATAG